A single Fundulus heteroclitus isolate FHET01 chromosome 4, MU-UCD_Fhet_4.1, whole genome shotgun sequence DNA region contains:
- the selenos gene encoding selenoprotein S isoform X1: MDDVEITDVDDDNSPRQVPLKNPDLSPLSFSAAEFLSLYGWHLLALSLAVFVLIQQLRKRRSDRNRRESVLQTMQDASLVAKRQEAMEAARRKMQEELDAKAAIFKEKQRQQEEEKRRQKIEDWENMKQGKSSKGNKLSEGTEEAGSSSAALKPKTDKKPLRSDGYNPLMGPGGSCTWRPGRRGPSAGG; this comes from the exons ATGGATGACGTGGAAATAACAGATGTCGACGACGACAACTCTCCCCGCCAGGTTCCCCTGAAGAACCCGGACCTCAGTCCGCTGAGCTTCTCTG CAGCGGAGTTCCTGTCCCTGTATGGGTGGCACCTGCTGGCTCTCAGCCTCGCAGTCTTCGTGCTCATCCAGCAGCTCAGGAAGAGGAGATCCGACCGGAACCGACGGGAGTCCGTCCTACAGACAATGCAAG ATGCATCTCTAGTGGCAAAAAGACAGGAGGCCATGGAAGCAGCTCGGCGAAAGATGCAGGAGGAGCTGGACGCCAAAGCTGCCATCTTTAAGGAGAAACAGAGACAG CAAGAAGAGGAGAAGAGAAGGCAGAAGATCGAGGACTGGGAGAACATGAAGCAGGGGAAGAGCTCCAAAGGAAACAAACTGTCTGAG GGCACCGAGGAGGCCGGCTCATCGTCTGCTGCGCTGAAGCCGAAGACGGACAAGAAGCCGCTGCGCAGTGACG GCTACAATCCTCTGATGGGACCAGGAGGCTCCTGCACCTGGAGGCCGGGGAGGAGGGGCCCGTCAGCAGGTGGATGA
- the selenos gene encoding selenoprotein S isoform X2, protein MDDVEITDVDDDNSPRQVPLKNPDLSPLSFSAEFLSLYGWHLLALSLAVFVLIQQLRKRRSDRNRRESVLQTMQDASLVAKRQEAMEAARRKMQEELDAKAAIFKEKQRQQEEEKRRQKIEDWENMKQGKSSKGNKLSEGTEEAGSSSAALKPKTDKKPLRSDGYNPLMGPGGSCTWRPGRRGPSAGG, encoded by the exons ATGGATGACGTGGAAATAACAGATGTCGACGACGACAACTCTCCCCGCCAGGTTCCCCTGAAGAACCCGGACCTCAGTCCGCTGAGCTTCTCTG CGGAGTTCCTGTCCCTGTATGGGTGGCACCTGCTGGCTCTCAGCCTCGCAGTCTTCGTGCTCATCCAGCAGCTCAGGAAGAGGAGATCCGACCGGAACCGACGGGAGTCCGTCCTACAGACAATGCAAG ATGCATCTCTAGTGGCAAAAAGACAGGAGGCCATGGAAGCAGCTCGGCGAAAGATGCAGGAGGAGCTGGACGCCAAAGCTGCCATCTTTAAGGAGAAACAGAGACAG CAAGAAGAGGAGAAGAGAAGGCAGAAGATCGAGGACTGGGAGAACATGAAGCAGGGGAAGAGCTCCAAAGGAAACAAACTGTCTGAG GGCACCGAGGAGGCCGGCTCATCGTCTGCTGCGCTGAAGCCGAAGACGGACAAGAAGCCGCTGCGCAGTGACG GCTACAATCCTCTGATGGGACCAGGAGGCTCCTGCACCTGGAGGCCGGGGAGGAGGGGCCCGTCAGCAGGTGGATGA